gttcgATGTTGTctgtaggcttgttgtatattgtctttactatgtttaggtatgtgccttataccTATGACTTCTCTAAGGCTTTGAATATTAACATTAacaagtgttggattttatcaactgctctttcagcatctaaggatatgatcatgtgttgtttttttctctcagtttgtttttatggttgattgcattaatggatttccatctCCTGGACCACTCCTGCACTCCTGGAATGAAGTccacatggtcatagtggatgacatATTTCATGtcttcttggattcagtttgtgagtattgtcttgagtatttttttttttactttatttaactttttattttttttttcaatgcagtttattcagcaacattgaacaatcctcggaccccggggaaagccagcccacagcttaaatagcctctgggtagccaacccaggcgtgccacgggggcaatgcagataggtccacatacatggaagcaagccagatcctcagccttagccaaatgtggaattgttcatgacagagagcacccaccatcgggaaggtggaaggcggaaaccagctccatctttaaggcatagcattccgcagctctctacagttccccctttttgttttagacgcatcaggcaagagtagaggtctgatctctgatattagaaataaattgggactttgtacagatgttcatttaggtgtcatccacccaaagagcatcagacccgtccgatacctttttctcagaggcgggacctggggcatcaacccgcatgcaatcagacatgctcttctctgggtccaaagcgtctgaccctgagtgcagtgcttagttgtacataaaggaattaatgctcaactaaaaggaagcttgatggtgttcaatcagaggattgacctcgtgcaggagcaaattgataccctatggcaaatcgctcaacctggctgtcagtgaaagtatgctggactttgtgtcactagcatacaacatgagaatttttcctgtgctgcaaacctctctaaacaattgtcgagctatattttaagtaattggactggagaattcgatactacgatggagcagctgagagtggccattgtcacagtaaattctaccagagtggacgcaggactagccacaggattatcaacatggattgctgcagccatgaatcatctgaaggaatgggcgggcatgggagtgttagcaggccttctggtgttggtctccttggtttgcctgtggtatatatgcaagattagagtctcacaacagtgtgatgcagccatgatcattcaggcctttacagccattgaagcaggacattctccccaagcatggttggataccataaaaagttaaaatgatacgctcaggatgtcttgagtatttttgagtcaatgttcataagcgaaAATGGTCTGAAACTTTCTTTCCTGAGTCTTGTGTGAgatttaggtattaaggtgactatggcttcatagaatgagtttggtaatgttccttctgtatctattttgtggaatcatTTGAAGAGTATTTGAGTAAGTCATTCTTTGAAGAACTGTTAGAATTCTACAcagaaaccatttggccctgggctttttttgaatgggagataTTAATGAATGCTTCAATATACTTAGGGGGTATAgcactgtttaatttatttacctgatctttatttagCTTTGATAAGTTGAAGCAATTGAGAAAATTGTTcatatcatttagattttcaaattttgtggcgtataggctatTAAAGTAAGACCTCACGATAGTTCAGATTTTCACATTGTCTTTGTTATGttcccattttcatttttgattttttttatttgtatagtgTCTCAATGATTTTTCATTAATTCTTATTTAAGTTACTGTATGTCATTATTATCCCTTGTTTGTATtctggagagagacagaaagaaagcatGTCTAGTTGGAAGGAGAGGGGGTGAAGAAATCTAGAGAGTGGAAGTATGAAAAAAACATATCCAAGCGACATTAAGTGCGAAAGAAATCACCTTTCAACgaaagaaaaaattcaatatGTATTaacctacagatttaatgcaatgccTATAAAAATTCCATTGCCATAATTtacaagtaaagaaaaaaaactagaatTAGTATAACATCAGAAAACCCTACAAGTACCTAAGGCAATCTTAAGGGTTAAGAACAAACCTGGAATATAACTGTCCTTAACTTCAAAGTACACTACAGAATCATGATGGTAACAACAATTTCACATTGGCATAAATACAGTCAAATCCATGGAGCAAAATAGAGTACCTGGACCTAAATTAACAACATTATGGCAATCTAATTCATTACAAAGACTGAAGCAGTAATTTTGAAAATGTATCACCTAAAAATTACATGTGTCCAGAAGGATTAACAGCATAATTCTACTGGGCATTCTAAAATCTAATACCAATAGTACTCAAAtcagtgagaaaaacaaaaattaaaggaatCTTACATTCATTTTTGATGAAACCAAGACTACCCAGATGtaagaaagaggaaaatacacCACAAAAGGGAAAATTATAGACCAATCTCCCGGTAGAATATAGAAGTAAAATTCCAATAAAATTCTAGCACAGAAAATGTAAGTTAACATCATAACAATTATTGATGTAATTGGAAGaggatgaataaattgtaataaataaaaatttaaaaaagaaaaaagatatatttgaagtaaaaaataaatattttgttgtaCAAGGCACAAAACATAGGAATGATATGGTTTTGCTTTGCTCTGTGGATAGGGATAGggattgtatttttcttcttggcAAACATTGGAGAGAACTGTTGCCAAAGGTTTAAAGCCACCCAGTAGAGATTTCTGTGAAATAACCCTAGGAGTCTACTGGAGAAGTCATGGGCAAAGGAGTTTTCTGGACTGCATGCAGGAGGAAGCAGCGGTGACTGGACCAGGGTGTCATGAAGAACGAGTTCATGGTCAGCTATGGTTTCAGTCTTCCTTGCAGTTAGAGTTCAGGACATTCAAGTTCTCAGAGAAATAACAAAGCAGTCGAGATGCCCTGATAGGATAAAACCAGCTAGGCAGGGAATCTAATTATTAGCTCCTTTGCACATTAGataggaaggagaaagacacaggagaaAGAGTTGAGTGTAGAGTGAGCCATGCACACAATTATCAGCTCATGCAGGCTGCAAATTCCAGCTGACAAAACTGCAATACTCATTTTGTTAGTCATAGAAAGACAAGGTGATACCTGATTAACTTTCTGTATTGAGTTTTTAAGGGTAAGGAGTAAGTAAAACACTGGATAGCACACaaaaatttatcattttaataaaacaagattaaacattttttatttctgatCCAGACCATACAAGCCTGGACAAAACTGAACAAGGATTCCTAAGAACAAAGTGTCCAAAAGATGGAAAACACAGAGACATGACACGATTGATGTTCGCCAGCCACCAATTGTGATTACCAAAAAGAGCAATGCAGCCTCTTAAGATGGAGGAGAGAGTATAAAAAGCCAGGAAGGAAGACAGTAGGAGGAGGATGTTCTGGGTGGCCCTGGAGTCAGGGGAGGTTCTGCTGGAACCATGAGTGCTGCGGATGTGTTGAACCCTCTGCTTGTGTCTGTACAGAATGATAATCATTGACATGCTGGACCAGGCaataagcagagaaagaaagacttcAGGGCACATCACTAATACTGCATAGAGAAACTCACTGATTTCATTATGGACAACAATAGTGCAGTATCCAAAATCTCGTTTTCTTGTCACATTTTTACTATTCCTACTGATAAATGAGTGCATAATGGAAATGAAATTTATTAACATAGAGAAAACCCAGAGGACAGAAATGAAGGAGCCAATGTACTTGGCAGCTCTGTGTTTATAATCCTTCCAACAGGATTCCCTGGGAATGATTGTTATTGTCTGGAAAACACTCAAAAGGCAAGTGCTACCAATGGACACACTCCTGCTAAATCCTTGAATGTACATCAGGAACCTGCATGCGAAATCATTCAAGAACTGCTTCAACCCAAAAGTTGTCACTGTCTGAGGCACTGCAACAGAGAGAATGATCAAGGCATTGGCTGCCATTATGTGCAGGAGAATCAAATCTGTGGGCTTTAATGTACACTGTCCGTAGTAAATGATGAGGTAGTagaaaataagagagaaatttcccagaattccaacTGTGGTTTGTAATAAGAAAATGATGCTGAGGGTCAGATTCCAGAAGTCCATTCTGTGATTCTGCACAATTTCCTTGAGGTTATGAATCCTCATATTTCTCTggtcaaaatgaataaaaacaaatgttttagtGTGTGGAAGAGAACACTTTGAATCCATGAAGCTCTTAGGAGGCTAAAACAGAATCCTTTAAGGTAGGTTATTCAAGGCCAGCCCACAAATTTAGACAAAGTAGTCAAGTTCCATGTATGTTACTGTGATACTATTTTATAGCTAGTATGGATATATTGATGGAAAGAGTGCCACCAACTTTCATAAAAAATGTAACATTCAGGACAATGAATGGCCTGTGAAAAACGGTAAAAGGGTGACctcacatataaacaaacaattcCAGAACATACTCATATTTGCTAGATATAATGTAAAAGAGGATAATTTCAATAATgacaaaatttttaattatatttattattaagttttatctttttaatattttattttaaaattatttttattttattaattacagtttattcactttgtatcttcctgtagctccctctgtcttcccctcccaatcccacctccctccctcttcctcacctgtgACTTTCccccagttcaatgataggggaggttctcctccccttccctctgatcctagtctattaggtcccataaggagtggctgcgttgtcttcctctgtggcctggtaaggctgctcccccctcagggggaggatatcaaagagcaggccactgagttcatatcagagacagtccgtgtccccattactataaacccacttgaacactgaaaaGACACCAGAAATTGTGAGACAACACCTGAAATGGACAGATGGGTGGAGGCCAGTGTAAAACCACAACCAACACAAGACAAAaagcatccccagaacccaggtatccaagaagccctggacaccctaacataagtgaaattcaagatgatTACCTTACATCTAttcttatgaagaggttaatgaaggaaatatatatgtatatatgtacacatatgtatattatcTCATATgataaaggaagaaatgaaattaaaaaataaaaccaaggaaATAGATTTCCACAATCCTTAGGGGATATGATATATTTCAAGTCAGTCTGTAAGAATGATTTCTCTGGACAGCAAGATGGCTTGCTACTTTACCTGAAGATCTGTTTTTGATCCCAGAACACtcgttgtggaaaaaaaaaaaaaagaaacttatttccccatggcctctgtatatgcatacacacaaatacacaccaagtaaataaatatttttttttctaattaaaagggtcaaatggaaggggaagaagacctcacctaacctattagtggactgggggaggggcatgggaagagcagagggaggaagggaaggatttggGATgtactagggagggggctacagctgggatataaagtgaaaaaattgtattaaataaaaaaataaataaaaaagaaaaaaaaagaattagaggaagttATATCTTatctaaaatgaaaacataactaGTAAGAAAGGTATAAGACTATTCAAAATATATCTATGATCTCATGACAGGGTAAAGTTTCCTCCATCTTGTCTCAGCTGGAGTCATCTTTTGTTTAACATGAAATTGATACTTCCTCCCACCTCATTTTAGCCCTTTCATGAAAAGTCCCATGGGAAAGTACACAACCCTGTTCTACAAACTCAGCTGCAAATTACATTCTGTTAAACTGCTCACTTTTTTTACTCCTCCCTGCAATTGTCAACCAGCATGTGTGGTTCTGTGATCTCTGCCtttttaacataatatttttattgatatttttgggaatttcacatcatcaACTCCTATCATACTCACTTTCCCAACTGTTGCTCCTCAGAGAGCTACTGTCCTctgctctctttctcccagcaAGGAAAACAGTACTGT
This is a stretch of genomic DNA from Meriones unguiculatus strain TT.TT164.6M chromosome 1, Bangor_MerUng_6.1, whole genome shotgun sequence. It encodes these proteins:
- the LOC110558769 gene encoding vomeronasal type-1 receptor 2-like codes for the protein MDFWNLTLSIIFLLQTTVGILGNFSLIFYYLIIYYGQCTLKPTDLILLHIMAANALIILSVAVPQTVTTFGLKQFLNDFACRFLMYIQGFSRSVSIGSTCLLSVFQTITIIPRESCWKDYKHRAAKYIGSFISVLWVFSMLINFISIMHSFISRNSKNVTRKRDFGYCTIVVHNEISEFLYAVLVMCPEVFLSLLIAWSSMSMIIILYRHKQRVQHIRSTHGSSRTSPDSRATQNILLLLSSFLAFYTLSSILRGCIALFGNHNWWLANINRVMSLCFPSFGHFVLRNPCSVLSRLVWSGSEIKNV